GGGGACGGAACCTTGTCCTGACCGGCGCCGGCCAGGCCCTGGCCCGGGCCGCCGTTGATGTCAGCGTCGCCATGCGTTCTGCCGAGCAGGCCGTCAGCCATTACCTCCAGGACCCCCGCGCGACGGTGAACCTGTGCGGCTTCAACAGCGCCGGCCTGACCTACTTCGGGCCCCTGCTTCAAGCGCTGTCCGGTGAGGATAGCCCGCGGCTAATCTGCCATGACCGGGATGTGGGCCAGGAAGACTTTCCCGCCCTGGCCGCCGATTACGACGTGGTCATTGCCCACCGCCTTGAGCACAGCCCGCCATGGCCCGAATCCATCACCGTCCTGCCGCTGGTTCGGGAGCCCCTCGACGTCGCAATGTCAGAGACACACCCTCTCGCCATTGAGCCAAGCGTCAGCGTCGCCGACCTCATCACTGAAGAATGGGTGTCAGTCCAGGACGGCTTTCCGCTGACGTCTGCCCTGCAGGCACTTGCTGTTCACGCCGGGCAACCCCTTGATGTCACGCACCGGATCAACGAGTTTTTCATTGCGGCAGCGATTGTCTCCGCCGGTTCTGCCGTCTCGCTGATGCCGCGCCACACCGCAGCCCCGCCGCCAGGCAGCGGGATTGTCCTCAAACCGATCCACGACCTGCCGCTGGCACGGCGCGTGGATATCCTCTGCCGGCCTGAAGCACTCCAGCGGGTGGCAGTCCTGCAGGTCGTTGACGCCCTTCGACGGATTCCGTTCTCTAACTAGCTGCGTCGTACCAGCGCAGAACCCGCAAGGCTCTCAGGGTGTTCCACCGGCTCGGCGTGCCGTCGGGTCCTTCGAAGCGAAAGTGGACCGCGCCGGGGTGGGTGTTCTCCAGCAGCCACCGTCCATCCGGCTGGCGTTTCGCACGGATATGGTCGATCGCTTCAGCCAGCCGCGGATCGGCCGGTCCGCCGCGCAGGGCGAAGTAGCTCGCCGCCTTGAGCAGGTCATAGTGCCCGCGAGGAGGATAGGAGAACTGAAGCCATCGCGGGTCCACCACCTCGCCGGTGCGCAAGGACCGGAACAGGGAGCGTTGAAGCAGGTACTCCTCGCCGTCATGGCGTGCCCGGTGGACCTCGTCGGATCCACCGGTGTGCCGCGCCCACCGCAGTAAAGCGTCCACCACATCAAGGGTGCTGGAAAAGGATCCTGGTGCCGGACGTGTCTCGGCCCAGCAGTTCCAGCCGCCGTCGGGCATCTGGTCCGCAAGGAGCCGCTGCACCACCGGCTCGACGTCGACGCCCAAGTAGATGCCGATCAGGATAGTACCGGCATTGATGCAGCAGTCGACTTCCCCGGCGAAGAACGGCAATCCGTCGTATTCCCACCTGCAGTTGTCGGCGACCAGCTGCGCTGTCTCCTGCATCACCGCGCTGTCCGGTGGTACGCCCAGATGGCACAGGTCCAGCAGCACCGGGTAGGTAGCGGTCCACGGTTGCTCCGGTTGCACGCCCGGTTGTGCGCCCGGCGTCGGTTCTGCAAAGGCGGCAGGGAACGGCGGCGGTGGTTCCCCGCCGGCCAGGGCCCGCGCCGTACTCTCGGCGAACGCTGCGGTATCCGGGAAGCAGGCCCCGTCCGCCCACCGTCCGTCAGGGGCACGCCTTGCGAGCAGCCCGGCGCCCCACCCTGCGTGCTCCACCCGCGCCCGTTCAGCGTCCACCTCATCCTGGGAGGCGTCGAGAAGGTCGCGTAACACCTGCCACCGGATGGCCGGATCGCCTTGCAATAACCACTCCACGACCGGATCATCCGTTCGCGGCGTCCGTGAGAGATCGGCTTCGTACTTCTTTGGCGAAGATTCCACGGCGGAATCGTATTCGAAGGCGATCACGCAATAAAGAGCCCAAGGCATCGGACTTCGCGGATACCCCTGAATGTCCTCACCACTGACGCTCGTGCCGGTGCGCGGCGTTTACGCGACCGTGAGAAGAAGGGCGTCGGGCTGCCCTCGTGGATAGGGATCGGGGTGCACCAGGGCTTGCAAATCTCATTCACGGGCGCGTTGGCGTATCGTTTGCAGGGCGGCGAAATGCCGCCACCCAAAGAGCATCAGAACCGGCAGACCCCTGCCGGCAGGGCACGAAACGGACGGACAGCACGCAGTGGCACAACTGGAGCACCTGACAGAACGGACTCCCCAGGTATCCGTAAACGAACTGCTGCAGGGATTCTTCCCCTCGCCGCGCTTCGGCAGCGTGTCCTTTGATTCCTACCGGCCCGATCCGGCGCAGCCCTCGCAGGCGAAAGCCGTGGACGCCATGCGCTCCTTTGCAGCCGACGTCGACACCCCCGAGCCCAGCGGATTCCGGAAGTTCTTCGGCGGCAAAAAGCCCGAGACCAAGGCCGGGTTCTACCTCGACGGCGGATTCGGCGTCGGCAAGACCCACCTCCTCGCCTCGCTTTGGCATGCGGTGGAGGGCCCGAAGGCCTTCGGCACGTTCGTGGAATACACCAACCTGGTAGGCGCACTGTCCTTCCGCAAAACCGTGGACGCCCTGAGCACCTACAAGCTGGTCTGCATTGACGAGTTCGAGCTCGATGATCCGGGAGACACCGTGCTCATGTCCCGGCTGATGCGGGAACTGGCCGACGCCGGCGTCAAGCTCGCAGCCACGTCCAACACCCTGCCGGGCTCGCTGGGGGAGGGACGCTTTGCCGCCGTCGACTTCCAACGCGAAATCCAGGTCCTGGCCGACCAGTTCGATGTAGTCCGCATCGACGGCGAGGACTACCGCCACCGCGGCCTGCCCGAGTCCCCGGCGCCGCTGGACGACGCCGAGCTGGAGCAGCGGATGGAGTCCGAGTTCAGCGGCAAGACCGTGGCAGCCGATGACTTCTCCGAGCTGATCGCGCACCTGTCCAGCGTCCACCCCAGCCGCTACCGGCAGCTGATCGACGGTATCGACGCCGTCGTCTGGCGGAACGTACAGACCATCACCGAGCAGTCGGTGGCGCTGCGCTTCGTGGTCCTCGCGGACCGGTTGTATGACAAGGACGTGCCGATCCTGGCCAGCGGCGTGCCGTTTGACCAGCTGTTCACGACGGAAATGATGGCCGGCGGGTACATGAAGAAGTATTTCCGTGCAGTCTCCCGCCTGACCGCACTGGCCCGGGAAGGTCAGACCGGCGAGGATTCCTAGCAAGATTCCCAGCAATTAAACGCGGAAGCGCCGGTGCCGCCTCGCGGCGGGACCGGCGCTTCTTGTCGTGCTCGTAAGACTTACTGGACCGGAGGGGTTTGTCCGGGACCGTTGCCGGTTCCCGGCTCCTTGCCGCGGTTGGTCTTATCAACCGCTTCGGAAACCTTGCTCTGGAGGCCATCAATCTTGCTGGAGTACTTGTGGCCCGTCTTCTGGTCCACGAAGTTGCCGGCCTGATCGATTCCGCCCTTGATCTTGTCGGCGTTCTCGCCCACAAATCCGGCGGCCTTGCCCTTCAGCTCTCCGGCCCTGCCCTTGAGCTCGTCAAATACAGACACGGATCACCTCCTTTCACAGGGGAAACCCGCTCGTTTCCCGTTCCCCTCCATGGTAGGCCGTGGCGCTGGAGCGGCCAAGGGTTTATTTTGTGGGCGCAATTTTTCATCCCCGGCGCCTAGGCGGGGGGGGGGGGAACTCGCGGCGGGGGGTCGGCAGGGTCGACAGGCCGGCTCAGGCGGTATGCCTTGTGTACAGCTGATGCGGGCAAATGCTGCTTCAGGGGGCGTCTGCTGTACGGGAGATGAGGCCGGCACCGCATCTGCTGTACACAAGGCACAGCAGTGCGGACACAGCGCAGGGATTGGCACCCCTCGGAAGCGCTTAAACGAAAGAAGGAACAGGCGAAAACCTGTTCCTTCTTTTCCGGCCTGAAAACCGGGGGAGAGCGGACGACGGGATTCGAACCCGCGACATCCACCTTGGCAAGGTGGTGCTCTAGCCAGCTGAGCTACGTCCGCAAATGTAGACAGTCGAAACTGTCCGTGCGCGATACTGGGATCGAACCAGTGACCTCTTCCGTGTCAGGGAAGCGCGCTACCGCTGCGCCAATCGCGCCCGGCTGCCCGGCCCGTTCAGGATTACTCCTGGAAAACCAAAGGCAGCAGGGAGAGCGGACGACGGGATTCGAACCCGCGACATCCACCTTGGCAAGGTGGTGCTCTAGCCAGCTGAGCTACGTCCGCAAGAAAGCACTGAAAACAGTACTGTCGTGCGCGATACTGGGATCGAACCAGTGACCTCTTCCGTGTCAGGGAAGCGCGCTACCGCTGCGCCAATCGCGCCCATAAATGGGTTTTGCTGCAATCCACTGTGGAGGTGGGGACGGGATTCGAACCCGCGTATACGGCTTTGCAGGCCGCTGCCTCGCCTCTCGGCCACCCCACCGTAACCGCCGCGTGAAGCTTTGGCTGTCCGCCTCCGGGAGAACCAGGAGCGGCTTGTACAGTGACTTGCGAGCGGACGACGGGATTCGAACCCGCGACATCCACCTTGGCAAGGTGGTGCTCTAGCCAGCTGAGCTACGTCCGCATTGAAGAAGTTAGGGGTTATTTGCCTCGGAACGCTTGCGCTTTCCGCGGCGAACCCCCGCTTTCCAACGAAGAAAAACTCTATAGGACGTTTGCGGGTTCGTCCAATCGGCACTGGTTGCGGTGCGGATCCTGAGACGGTTTGGACTCCCGCCGGATCTGGGCTAGGCTCTTTACTCGTTGGAGTGCTTACGGGCACACCGGCAGGCAACAGAACAAGAAATAGACAAGAAGTAGAAAAAAAACAGCAAAAGCTGGGCGATTGGCGCAGTGGTAGCGCGCTTCGTTCACACCGAAGAGGTCACTGGTTCGAACCCAGTATCGCCCACCAGCACAGGCCGTCACTTTCCTTACGGGAAGGTGGCGGCCTTTTTTGTGTCTGGGCGCTTCCATATCCCGTCCGGCAGGCGCATGCTGTGCAGTCGGAACAGAAACCTGGACCACTGGACACCACCGGGACGAAGGGGCGCGATGCCGCAGCCGATGCCGCAGCCGGAGACCAGCCAGCTGGAAAATCTCCTGAAGGGGCTGCTGGCCACGCCAACTGCCCGCCTGCCCTATCAGGACAATGTGCTGCTGCGTTCCTATCTGCTCCAACGGCCCGCGGGCAACGTGATCATCTACAACTCGCCCGGGATCGGCAGCGCGCATCAAGCCATTGAGGAGCTGGGCGGTGCAGTCCGGCTGCTGATCAATCACGCCCATGAAGCCATGTACGGCGCTCCGGGGCTGGATGTGCCGGTATATGTGCACTCCCGAGACCGGGCCGAGGTGGCTTCCGCCATGGAGGTAGCCGGCGTGTTCGAGGACCGGCAAATGATCGACGGCGACCTGGAAGTGATTCCGACACCGGGCCACACAGCCGGCACCGCCAGCTATTTATGGGACAGCGGCAACGGTCGGTTCCTGTTCACCGGAGATTTCCTCTGGATTGAGCACGGCGAATGGAAGGCCGTGGTCCTGGACCCCTCGCTGCGGCAGGCCTACCTCGACAGCCTGGCACTGGTCCGTGAGCTCGATTTCGATGTCCTTGTACCGTGGGGGACCACCGACGACGGCCCTCCGTTCGCACTGGCCGGCACCAGGGCGGAGATCCGCAGCCGGGTGGACGCAGTGATCAACCGCGTTCGGGCCGGGGGCACACGGTAGAGGCCAGCTGCATGAGGCGGTCCGGACACAAGGTCCGTCCCGGCAGCCCCTGAACCCGGAGTGTCACCGCCGGGTGGCAGACTGGAAACATGACTGAACCAGCATTGGCACACGCTACCGAATACGGACGGATGTACTCGCGGTCGCTCTCGGAGCCGCCCACGGTGCCCTCTATTACTACGGTGATCGCCCAGGGCTCCACCTCCCTGGACGGCTGGCACAGTTACATGGCGGCCTCCGCCGTCGTCAAGGATCCCAAGCTCAGTGCCGCCCTGGGGAACCCTTCCGCGCTGCGCGGCGTGGTCAAGGATGCTTCCTCCGCCTCTGAACGCTACCGCGACGCCGCGGCCGAGCGGGGCACGCGCGTGCACTTCTACGCCGAGCAGGTTGCCCTTCGGGCCCTGGACCGCCCGCATGAGTTGGAACGTGCC
This Arthrobacter sp. zg-Y20 DNA region includes the following protein-coding sequences:
- a CDS encoding antitoxin yields the protein MSVFDELKGRAGELKGKAAGFVGENADKIKGGIDQAGNFVDQKTGHKYSSKIDGLQSKVSEAVDKTNRGKEPGTGNGPGQTPPVQ
- a CDS encoding MBL fold metallo-hydrolase, which gives rise to MPQPMPQPETSQLENLLKGLLATPTARLPYQDNVLLRSYLLQRPAGNVIIYNSPGIGSAHQAIEELGGAVRLLINHAHEAMYGAPGLDVPVYVHSRDRAEVASAMEVAGVFEDRQMIDGDLEVIPTPGHTAGTASYLWDSGNGRFLFTGDFLWIEHGEWKAVVLDPSLRQAYLDSLALVRELDFDVLVPWGTTDDGPPFALAGTRAEIRSRVDAVINRVRAGGTR
- the zapE gene encoding cell division protein ZapE → MAQLEHLTERTPQVSVNELLQGFFPSPRFGSVSFDSYRPDPAQPSQAKAVDAMRSFAADVDTPEPSGFRKFFGGKKPETKAGFYLDGGFGVGKTHLLASLWHAVEGPKAFGTFVEYTNLVGALSFRKTVDALSTYKLVCIDEFELDDPGDTVLMSRLMRELADAGVKLAATSNTLPGSLGEGRFAAVDFQREIQVLADQFDVVRIDGEDYRHRGLPESPAPLDDAELEQRMESEFSGKTVAADDFSELIAHLSSVHPSRYRQLIDGIDAVVWRNVQTITEQSVALRFVVLADRLYDKDVPILASGVPFDQLFTTEMMAGGYMKKYFRAVSRLTALAREGQTGEDS
- a CDS encoding LysR family transcriptional regulator; the encoded protein is MDLHQLQLLRELGERGSLAAVARALHVSASAVSQQLAALQRRAEVPLTERRGRNLVLTGAGQALARAAVDVSVAMRSAEQAVSHYLQDPRATVNLCGFNSAGLTYFGPLLQALSGEDSPRLICHDRDVGQEDFPALAADYDVVIAHRLEHSPPWPESITVLPLVREPLDVAMSETHPLAIEPSVSVADLITEEWVSVQDGFPLTSALQALAVHAGQPLDVTHRINEFFIAAAIVSAGSAVSLMPRHTAAPPPGSGIVLKPIHDLPLARRVDILCRPEALQRVAVLQVVDALRRIPFSN